A genome region from Pirellulales bacterium includes the following:
- the argS gene encoding arginine--tRNA ligase — MNILTQLQERFRAALSAMTGDRLGAKELAELVEMIRPSQDPKFGDYQANCAMPLAKKLGRPPREIAADLVGRLDLAELCKPPEIAGPGFINLRLKTDWLERQLAAAAADSRLGIEPVAKPRTFVVDYSAPNVAKPMHVGHIRSTVIGDSLYRTLKFLGHSVIGDNHIGDWGTQFGMIIYGHKYLRDAFSLSHLKRSEELGFIYKKVNQLVSYHEGRERLPKLQARLTEQEAALNREESKAAAGDKKAEKSLRQSRRAVEDARNELNELQVTLAAVGDDPTLAKLAAAHPDIGWRVQEETAKLHEGDAENLRLWKEFLPDCLQDISETYERLGVRFDHTLGESFYHDRLSGVVQDLLKQGIARVSEGAVGVFSDDQPDSPPFLIQKQDGAFLYATTDLAAIQYRMNEWHPDAILYVVDHRQSLHFQQLFVTARKWGYTQVELQHISFGTVLGDDGRPFKARSGEAVGLAGLLDEAVTRAKAIVSANDDAKPSGPELPPDERQRVAEAVGIGALKYADLSQNRTSDYVFSYDKMLAMNGNTATYMQYAHARVRSIFAKGQLQAGGPTIVGGSALKLEHPAERALGLELLRFSEALAAVVSDYRPNHLTNYLFALANCYSTFYEQCPVLKADNPVQRANRLILCDLTARTLRQGLELLGIEVVDKM, encoded by the coding sequence ATGAACATTCTGACGCAATTGCAAGAACGATTTCGAGCGGCGCTTTCCGCGATGACCGGTGATCGGCTCGGTGCGAAGGAATTGGCCGAGTTGGTCGAGATGATTCGGCCGAGTCAGGACCCGAAGTTTGGCGACTATCAGGCCAACTGCGCGATGCCGTTGGCAAAGAAGCTGGGCCGCCCGCCGCGAGAAATCGCGGCTGACTTGGTCGGCCGGCTTGATCTCGCCGAGTTGTGCAAGCCGCCTGAGATCGCCGGGCCGGGGTTCATTAATTTGCGGCTCAAGACTGACTGGCTCGAGCGGCAATTGGCGGCCGCCGCGGCTGATTCGCGGCTTGGGATCGAGCCGGTCGCGAAGCCGCGAACGTTCGTGGTCGACTACTCTGCCCCGAACGTCGCCAAACCGATGCACGTGGGCCACATCCGGTCGACTGTGATCGGCGACAGCTTGTACCGCACGCTCAAGTTCCTCGGTCACTCGGTGATCGGCGACAACCACATCGGCGACTGGGGCACGCAGTTCGGGATGATTATTTATGGACATAAATATCTTCGCGACGCGTTTTCTCTTTCCCATTTGAAGCGGAGCGAAGAGCTGGGATTCATCTATAAGAAAGTGAATCAGCTTGTCAGCTACCACGAAGGGCGCGAGCGGCTCCCGAAACTTCAGGCGCGGCTGACCGAACAGGAAGCCGCTTTGAATCGCGAGGAATCGAAGGCCGCCGCGGGAGACAAGAAAGCCGAGAAATCGCTCCGGCAATCGCGCCGCGCGGTCGAAGATGCGAGGAACGAACTCAACGAACTCCAAGTGACGCTGGCCGCAGTCGGAGATGATCCGACTCTCGCGAAACTCGCGGCGGCTCATCCGGACATCGGCTGGCGAGTGCAGGAAGAGACGGCCAAGCTGCACGAAGGGGACGCGGAAAATCTGCGCCTCTGGAAGGAGTTTCTTCCCGACTGTCTTCAAGACATCAGCGAGACGTACGAGCGGCTCGGCGTGCGGTTCGACCACACGCTTGGAGAGAGCTTTTACCACGACCGGCTCTCCGGGGTGGTACAGGATCTCTTGAAGCAAGGGATTGCGCGCGTTTCCGAAGGGGCCGTCGGAGTTTTCTCGGACGATCAGCCCGACTCCCCGCCATTCTTGATCCAGAAGCAAGACGGGGCGTTCTTGTACGCCACGACCGACTTGGCGGCGATCCAATATCGAATGAACGAGTGGCATCCCGACGCGATCCTTTACGTCGTCGATCATCGCCAGAGCTTGCACTTCCAGCAGCTATTTGTTACGGCGCGGAAATGGGGATACACGCAAGTCGAGCTGCAACATATCAGCTTCGGCACGGTGCTCGGCGACGATGGCCGGCCCTTCAAAGCCCGCTCGGGAGAGGCAGTCGGTCTGGCCGGCCTGCTGGACGAAGCCGTGACGCGGGCGAAGGCCATCGTCAGCGCGAACGATGACGCCAAACCGAGCGGGCCGGAGTTGCCGCCCGATGAGCGGCAGCGGGTTGCCGAGGCGGTCGGCATCGGCGCGCTCAAGTATGCCGATCTGTCGCAGAATCGCACGAGCGATTACGTCTTCAGCTACGACAAAATGCTGGCGATGAACGGCAATACGGCGACCTACATGCAATATGCTCATGCCCGCGTGCGGAGCATCTTTGCCAAGGGTCAGTTGCAGGCGGGAGGTCCGACGATCGTGGGAGGCAGCGCATTGAAGCTCGAACATCCGGCCGAGCGCGCGCTCGGGCTCGAACTGCTGCGGTTCTCAGAGGCGCTGGCCGCCGTGGTCAGCGATTATCGGCCGAATCATCTGACGAACTATCTGTTCGCGTTGGCCAATTGCTATTCGACATTTTATGAACAATGCCCAGTGCTAAAGGCCGACAATCCCGTTCAGCGCGCAAACCGCCTCATACTTTGCGATCTGACGGCCCGCACGCTGCGGCAGGGCCTCGAATTGCTAGGAATCGAGGTGGTGGACAAAATGTAG
- a CDS encoding hemerythrin domain-containing protein: MLAAQGTLTINAAFLQEIKEENRELRQLLNNCGTALAAEGRTPAEPKRIVELLTKLRDQLAMHFALEEAYGYFDDAAHVTPQLSDRALKLRDEHGDLFLHLGGIVDRAEHMLYHEQPEMRLVNIAEEFTQFQSRFQDHEAQETELVVQVLHDETGCGD, from the coding sequence ATGCTAGCGGCTCAAGGAACTTTAACGATCAATGCTGCCTTCCTCCAAGAGATCAAGGAGGAGAACCGGGAATTGCGGCAGTTGCTCAACAATTGCGGCACGGCCTTGGCGGCAGAAGGCCGAACGCCGGCCGAGCCAAAGCGAATCGTCGAATTGCTGACCAAGCTTCGCGACCAGTTGGCGATGCACTTCGCACTGGAAGAGGCCTACGGCTATTTCGACGACGCGGCCCATGTCACTCCCCAGCTTTCCGACCGGGCGCTAAAACTCCGAGACGAGCACGGCGATTTGTTTCTGCACCTCGGGGGCATCGTCGATCGCGCCGAACACATGCTCTATCACGAACAACCGGAAATGCGACTGGTGAATATCGCCGAAGAATTCACGCAGTTCCAATCCCGATTCCAGGACCACGAAGCGCAAGAGACCGAATTGGTTGTGCAAGTGTTGCACGACGAGACGGGCTGCGGCGACTGA
- a CDS encoding SpoIIE family protein phosphatase, with amino-acid sequence MALLNILSGPTAGQTYELAREQTQLGREQFCDLVIPIRSISRQHARIVRDADNFFIEDLNSLNGTYVNGQRINGRLRLNDEDKIRLYDVVLEFHERAARAGLFSSAATLALPKPQLGDDLQTGLRSTTIVGAIDARAEARVDVGAQAKLRAVLEITRNLGKSLEVDVFLRNMIESLFQIFPQADRGYIMLSDEATGRLVPRAVKRGRGEPSDSLTLGPISQSIAQRVMSEGKAILSTDTATSDAERESSVLEGPVSSMISAPLMGPSHTPLGIIHIDTRDPLRQFSEEDLDVLISVATVAGQAVEYARMHEASIKLDRRQRELAMAQQVQLHFLPQQAPDLPGYRFYSFYRAAEDIGGDYFGYVPLADGRLAVAVGDVSGKGVSAALLMARLCAEVRLCLGTSKTPVEAICRLNREFAGPTLGDMFITFLLAVLDPREHMLTLVNAGHIPPLLRHGLAGTVEQLGVLEAGPPLGYDAEQTYAACSVRLEPDDMVVMYTDGISEASDPGGQFYGIKGVYNLVARGAPHVEALGRRLMMDVERFTGGTPQSDDICLLCFARD; translated from the coding sequence ATGGCGCTGCTCAACATCCTCTCCGGCCCGACTGCCGGGCAGACCTACGAATTGGCCCGCGAGCAAACGCAGCTTGGGCGCGAGCAGTTCTGCGACCTGGTGATCCCGATCCGCAGTATTTCGCGGCAGCACGCGCGGATCGTCCGCGATGCCGACAACTTTTTCATCGAGGACCTGAACAGCCTGAACGGCACTTATGTCAACGGCCAGCGGATTAACGGCCGCTTGCGGCTGAATGACGAGGACAAGATCCGACTATACGACGTTGTGCTCGAATTTCACGAGCGCGCGGCGCGAGCCGGCCTGTTCTCGTCGGCTGCCACGCTGGCCCTGCCCAAGCCGCAGCTTGGCGACGACTTGCAGACCGGACTGCGCTCGACGACGATCGTTGGCGCGATCGACGCCCGAGCGGAAGCACGAGTCGATGTCGGCGCTCAGGCCAAGCTCCGCGCCGTGCTCGAAATCACGCGCAACTTGGGCAAATCGCTCGAGGTCGATGTGTTTCTGCGCAACATGATCGAATCGCTGTTTCAAATCTTTCCGCAGGCCGATCGCGGCTACATCATGCTCAGCGACGAGGCGACCGGGCGGCTGGTTCCGCGGGCCGTCAAACGCGGCCGCGGCGAGCCGAGCGATTCGCTCACGCTCGGTCCGATCAGCCAGTCGATCGCTCAGCGCGTCATGTCCGAGGGAAAGGCAATTCTCAGCACCGACACCGCGACCTCCGACGCCGAACGGGAGTCGTCCGTGCTCGAAGGCCCGGTCAGCTCGATGATTTCCGCGCCCCTGATGGGTCCCTCACATACACCGCTGGGGATTATCCACATCGACACCAGGGACCCGCTTCGCCAATTCTCGGAGGAAGACCTCGACGTGCTGATCAGCGTGGCCACTGTCGCCGGGCAAGCAGTCGAGTATGCCCGCATGCACGAAGCGAGCATCAAGCTCGATCGCCGCCAGCGCGAACTGGCGATGGCCCAGCAGGTGCAGCTCCATTTCCTCCCGCAGCAAGCCCCGGACCTGCCCGGCTATCGATTTTACAGCTTCTATCGGGCCGCCGAGGACATCGGGGGCGATTACTTCGGCTATGTGCCACTGGCCGACGGGCGATTGGCGGTCGCGGTGGGAGACGTCTCGGGCAAAGGGGTCTCGGCCGCGCTGTTGATGGCGCGGCTCTGCGCGGAAGTGCGGCTTTGCCTCGGCACGTCGAAGACGCCGGTCGAGGCGATCTGCCGGCTCAATCGCGAGTTCGCCGGCCCGACACTCGGCGATATGTTCATCACGTTTCTGTTGGCCGTGCTCGATCCGCGCGAGCATATGCTCACACTCGTGAACGCCGGGCACATCCCGCCTCTATTACGGCATGGGCTTGCCGGCACCGTGGAACAACTTGGCGTGCTCGAGGCAGGGCCGCCGTTGGGATATGATGCCGAGCAGACGTACGCCGCTTGTTCCGTGCGGCTGGAGCCCGACGACATGGTCGTCATGTACACCGACGGAATCAGCGAAGCCTCTGACCCCGGTGGGCAATTCTACGGGATCAAGGGGGTCTACAATCTGGTGGCCCGAGGCGCGCCGCACGTCGAGGCCCTGGGCCGGCGGCTGATGATGGACGTCGAGAGATTTACCGGCGGCACTCCGCAGAGCGACGATATTTGCTTGCTCTGCTTCGCGCGAGACTGA
- a CDS encoding phospholipase D-like domain-containing protein produces MSILDHPTSESAFDPAADSRLPKVQVAGNDLTLFDGATTLVAAMIEDIRAAHSRIWLESYTIADDAAGRAIAAALLERAAAGVDVRVMYDAIGSLTTPQAFFDRLAAGGVEVHTFHSIRDNLLRFGFFRILNRRNHRKLLVVDDRVAYFGGMNIVDQRGIVTPSDAKLRNLPASAGWRDLHLRLVGPKQGVIAEEFERLWNWKHLRRRDRRTNWQIGRMLAVSDDAIHFFASRPGRRMRRVARILGPLIRRARRNITLSMAYFIPVGRVLRELLRARRRGVQVRVVVPAESDVKAVHWATRHLCQRLLARGIQIYERQDFMLHSKVMVIDELWTVVGSCNLDPRSLRLNLEFLAVVRSRAMAAAATAFCRHEMSHSRRIRLAEIRSRPLWQRVRDRLAWSVRRWL; encoded by the coding sequence ATGTCGATTCTGGATCATCCTACCTCCGAAAGCGCGTTTGATCCGGCCGCGGATAGCCGATTGCCGAAGGTCCAGGTGGCCGGGAACGATTTGACGCTGTTCGACGGGGCCACGACGCTCGTTGCGGCGATGATCGAGGACATTCGCGCCGCGCACAGCCGAATCTGGCTCGAAAGCTACACGATCGCCGACGACGCGGCCGGACGAGCAATCGCTGCTGCGCTTCTCGAACGAGCGGCCGCGGGCGTCGATGTTCGCGTCATGTACGACGCCATCGGCAGCCTGACTACGCCGCAGGCGTTTTTCGACCGGCTCGCGGCGGGCGGCGTCGAGGTCCACACCTTCCATTCGATCCGCGACAATCTGTTGCGGTTCGGTTTCTTCCGGATTCTGAATCGTCGGAACCATCGCAAATTGTTGGTCGTTGACGACCGAGTGGCGTACTTTGGCGGGATGAATATCGTCGATCAGCGTGGTATCGTCACCCCGTCCGACGCCAAGCTCCGCAATCTACCGGCGTCGGCGGGCTGGCGCGATCTGCACCTGCGGCTGGTCGGGCCAAAGCAGGGGGTGATCGCCGAGGAGTTCGAGCGATTGTGGAATTGGAAGCACTTGCGCCGCCGCGATCGTCGCACGAACTGGCAAATCGGCCGGATGCTAGCGGTGAGCGACGACGCGATCCATTTTTTCGCGTCGCGACCTGGCCGGCGGATGCGACGTGTCGCACGGATTCTCGGTCCATTGATCCGCCGCGCCCGCCGCAACATCACGCTTTCGATGGCGTATTTCATACCGGTCGGGCGCGTGCTGCGCGAATTGCTTCGCGCCCGGCGGCGCGGGGTGCAAGTGCGGGTGGTCGTCCCGGCGGAAAGCGACGTGAAAGCCGTGCATTGGGCGACGCGGCACCTCTGCCAACGGCTGCTGGCCCGCGGAATTCAAATCTACGAGCGGCAGGATTTCATGCTCCACAGCAAGGTGATGGTGATCGACGAGTTGTGGACCGTCGTCGGCTCCTGCAATCTCGATCCGCGCAGCCTGCGATTGAATCTGGAGTTTCTGGCTGTGGTTCGTTCGCGGGCGATGGCCGCCGCGGCGACCGCCTTTTGCCGGCACGAAATGTCCCACAGCCGCCGCATTCGCCTTGCGGAAATCCGCAGCCGGCCCCTCTGGCAGCGAGTCCGCGACCGGCTGGCATGGTCGGTTCGCCGCTGGCTATGA
- a CDS encoding [Fe-S]-binding protein yields the protein MAYPQMFRVRQIWERPRVDDVPAAVEAELAGLRLADKVRPGQTIAIAVGSRGIAEISSVVRGVVRHFLNLGARPFIVPAMGSHGGGTAEGQQRILESYGVTEAFCGAPIGASMETVVVDQAAEGFPIRFDRLASEADHVFVCARIKPHTSFVGRIESGLMKMLLIGLGKHDGAKVYHRAIHDFSFEQIVRKVGARVIERCRILGGIAVVENAYNEVARLTAVAPGDFEATDEALLKLAKQWMPRLPFDFAHILIVDEIGKNISGTGMDTNVVGRKFRDGRQALSETPVIRRIIVRGLTAATHGVAHGVGLADFCTTRLVRQTNREATWVNGLASGSVAISAFPLYFETDRELLDYSLAIIGLVEPPDAKVLWIKNTLEVAEVECSAAYLEEARERADLEILSGLHDLPLDAVGNLPHEWQLASGKRRADR from the coding sequence ATGGCCTATCCCCAGATGTTTCGCGTGCGGCAGATTTGGGAGCGGCCGCGAGTCGACGACGTGCCGGCGGCCGTCGAAGCCGAGTTGGCCGGGCTGCGATTGGCAGACAAAGTGCGGCCGGGGCAGACAATCGCCATCGCGGTCGGCAGCCGGGGAATTGCCGAGATTTCGTCGGTCGTTCGCGGGGTCGTGCGGCACTTCCTGAACCTTGGCGCCCGGCCGTTCATTGTGCCGGCGATGGGCAGCCACGGCGGCGGAACGGCCGAGGGGCAGCAGCGAATCCTCGAGTCCTACGGCGTCACCGAGGCGTTCTGCGGCGCTCCGATCGGGGCTAGCATGGAAACGGTGGTCGTCGATCAGGCAGCCGAAGGGTTTCCGATCCGCTTCGATCGCCTCGCCTCCGAGGCCGATCACGTATTTGTCTGCGCGCGCATCAAGCCGCACACCTCGTTCGTCGGCCGGATCGAAAGCGGGCTGATGAAAATGCTGCTCATCGGACTGGGCAAGCACGATGGGGCCAAAGTCTATCATCGGGCCATCCACGACTTTAGTTTCGAGCAGATCGTGCGGAAAGTCGGCGCGCGAGTGATCGAGCGCTGCCGCATTCTCGGGGGTATCGCGGTCGTGGAAAACGCTTACAACGAGGTCGCGCGGTTGACCGCCGTCGCTCCTGGCGACTTCGAGGCCACCGATGAAGCCCTGCTCAAACTGGCCAAGCAGTGGATGCCGCGGCTGCCGTTCGATTTTGCCCATATCCTGATCGTCGACGAAATCGGCAAGAACATTAGCGGCACGGGGATGGACACGAACGTCGTCGGGCGGAAGTTTCGCGACGGCCGGCAAGCTTTGAGCGAAACGCCCGTCATACGCCGGATCATCGTTCGCGGATTGACGGCCGCCACGCACGGGGTCGCGCACGGCGTCGGGCTGGCAGATTTCTGCACGACGCGCTTGGTTCGACAGACGAATCGCGAGGCCACCTGGGTCAACGGGCTGGCGAGCGGCTCGGTGGCCATCTCGGCGTTTCCGCTCTATTTCGAGACCGACCGCGAGCTGCTCGACTATTCGCTGGCGATCATCGGTCTGGTCGAGCCGCCGGATGCGAAGGTCCTGTGGATCAAGAACACGCTCGAGGTGGCCGAAGTCGAATGCTCCGCGGCGTATCTGGAGGAAGCCCGCGAGCGCGCCGATTTGGAGATTCTCAGCGGCCTGCACGACCTACCACTCGATGCGGTAGGCAATCTGCCTCACGAGTGGCAACTGGCAAGTGGCAAGCGGCGGGCGGATCGGTAG
- a CDS encoding biotin/lipoyl-binding protein: MPSLADSLLSSSARPLGLRMRPDLTAHQQRYQGRLYWVLKDPIGLNYFRFQEEEFALLKMLDGLASLDDLKRGFEDLFAPQQISVEEIGQFVGMLHRSNLVIADMPGQGQQLLKRRGERKRQEWLATLSNVLAIRFKGIDPERILSWLYPKVSWFFTRTALVICVLLALSALTLVLVQFDIFWSKLPSFHQFFAKGNWLWLALAVAITKVCHEFGHGLSCKHFGGECHELGFMMLVLTPCLYCNVSDSWMLPNKWHRASIGAAGMYVELVIASIATYVWWFSEPGFVNEMALNTMFVCSVSTVIFNANPLLRYDGYYILSDLTEIPNLRQKATTILSRKLGTWCLGMEEPDDPFLPKRNQVFFALYSVASAAYSWFITFSILMFLQKVFEPYRLEVIGQIIGLAAIGGLVVRPLWKLGHFFWVPGRLEQVKKERFRISLAVIGTVILAVLFLPLPYRIMCTLDVEARDARTVYVEQPGSVVEVRVHAGQQVKKGDLLARLENTDLELKVSDLKLQAAQLESQLSGLQRERFSDPQAGSDIPHIQESLDAIKDELAKKQRDLDHLELHAPIDGFVIPPIPVPEPQSDDKERLPTWWGTPLEKRNVGAFLKLNVPFCQIGDPQKMQAALVIDQSDVDMVAARNGEEPGSKVVVKLDELPGDTFTSEITEISKLDLKFSPRELSHKSGGDLQTKTDPTTGAERPLTPSYQAVAPLDDDNQLLVVGLRGRAKVSATRWVSLGGRVWRWFGQTFHFKL; this comes from the coding sequence TTGCCCTCCCTCGCCGACAGCCTGCTCTCGAGTTCCGCCCGGCCGTTGGGGTTGCGGATGCGGCCGGATTTGACCGCGCATCAGCAGCGCTATCAGGGGCGGCTGTATTGGGTGCTGAAGGACCCGATCGGGTTGAACTACTTCCGCTTTCAGGAAGAAGAATTCGCCCTGCTCAAGATGCTCGACGGCCTGGCGAGCCTGGATGATCTGAAGCGCGGCTTCGAAGACCTGTTCGCCCCGCAGCAGATCAGCGTCGAGGAGATCGGCCAATTCGTCGGCATGTTGCACCGCAGCAACCTGGTGATTGCCGACATGCCGGGGCAAGGCCAGCAGTTGCTCAAGCGCCGCGGCGAGCGGAAGCGGCAGGAATGGCTTGCCACGCTCTCGAACGTGCTGGCGATCCGCTTCAAGGGAATCGATCCCGAGCGGATTCTTAGCTGGCTCTATCCCAAGGTCTCCTGGTTCTTCACGCGCACGGCGCTGGTGATCTGCGTCTTGCTCGCGCTCTCCGCGCTGACGCTGGTGCTGGTCCAGTTCGACATATTCTGGTCGAAGCTGCCGAGCTTCCATCAATTCTTCGCCAAGGGGAACTGGCTTTGGCTGGCGCTGGCGGTCGCGATCACCAAGGTCTGCCATGAATTCGGCCATGGCCTGAGCTGCAAGCATTTCGGCGGCGAATGCCATGAACTGGGTTTCATGATGCTGGTGCTCACTCCATGCCTGTATTGCAACGTGTCCGATTCCTGGATGCTGCCGAACAAATGGCATCGGGCGTCGATCGGCGCGGCGGGGATGTATGTCGAGCTAGTGATCGCGTCGATCGCCACCTATGTGTGGTGGTTTAGCGAGCCGGGGTTCGTCAACGAAATGGCCCTGAACACGATGTTCGTCTGCTCGGTGAGCACGGTGATCTTCAACGCCAACCCGCTCCTGCGGTACGACGGCTATTACATTCTCTCCGACCTCACGGAAATTCCCAATCTCCGCCAAAAGGCCACGACGATCTTAAGCCGCAAGCTGGGGACCTGGTGCTTGGGGATGGAAGAGCCGGACGACCCGTTTTTGCCGAAGCGAAATCAGGTGTTCTTCGCGTTGTACTCGGTCGCCTCCGCGGCTTATAGTTGGTTTATCACCTTTTCGATTCTCATGTTTCTCCAAAAGGTGTTCGAGCCATATCGCCTGGAGGTCATCGGGCAGATCATCGGATTGGCGGCGATCGGCGGTTTGGTCGTGCGGCCGTTGTGGAAGCTTGGACATTTCTTTTGGGTCCCCGGACGGTTGGAACAAGTGAAAAAAGAACGATTCCGAATTTCGCTGGCGGTGATCGGCACGGTGATCCTGGCGGTGCTGTTCCTGCCGCTGCCATATCGGATCATGTGTACGCTCGATGTCGAAGCCCGAGACGCCCGGACGGTCTACGTCGAGCAACCCGGCTCGGTTGTTGAGGTCCGCGTTCATGCCGGTCAGCAAGTGAAAAAGGGAGACTTGCTCGCGCGCCTGGAGAACACCGATCTCGAATTGAAGGTGTCTGACCTGAAGCTCCAAGCCGCCCAATTGGAATCCCAATTGAGCGGCCTCCAGCGCGAGCGATTTAGCGATCCGCAGGCCGGCTCGGATATTCCGCACATCCAAGAATCGCTCGATGCGATCAAGGACGAATTGGCGAAAAAGCAGCGCGATCTGGACCATCTCGAGCTGCACGCCCCGATCGACGGCTTCGTCATTCCGCCGATCCCGGTCCCAGAGCCGCAAAGCGACGATAAGGAGCGGCTGCCGACCTGGTGGGGGACTCCGCTGGAAAAGAGAAACGTCGGCGCGTTTCTGAAGCTCAACGTGCCCTTTTGCCAGATCGGCGATCCGCAGAAGATGCAAGCGGCCCTGGTGATCGATCAGTCCGACGTCGATATGGTTGCCGCCCGCAATGGTGAAGAGCCAGGATCGAAGGTGGTCGTAAAGCTCGATGAACTCCCCGGCGATACCTTCACCAGCGAGATCACCGAAATCTCGAAGCTCGATCTCAAATTCAGCCCGCGCGAGCTGAGTCACAAGTCGGGGGGCGATCTGCAAACCAAGACCGATCCCACCACGGGCGCCGAGCGGCCGCTTACTCCGTCGTATCAGGCGGTCGCCCCGCTCGACGACGACAATCAGCTCCTGGTCGTCGGCCTGCGCGGTCGCGCGAAAGTCTCCGCGACCCGCTGGGTCAGCCTGGGCGGCCGCGTCTGGCGCTGGTTCGGCCAGACGTTCCATTTCAAATTGTAG
- a CDS encoding HlyD family efflux transporter periplasmic adaptor subunit, protein MRIGFAILSAALGLATSSGRLPAAAEEPPTLKNCLVSLIEEAQVPSQEAGVIVSLKAKRGDAVTKGQLLVQMDDIIPKAEKDKAQGELDAASKKATSDVDIKYARAAEGVAYYTWQKNKEAYDKVKNSVPLVEVKRLELDYQRAGFQIQQAELEQKIAEDTAKAKAAEVTAADEGIAHRKIKSPLDGVVVEVPQHEGEWVKPGDPVMRILRMDRLRIEGFLNSAVYSPQDILDRNVVVSIKLAHKIQPEQFTGKVVFVSPLVEAGGDYRVWAEVDNRLVPGRTDLWLLRPGATATMTIDTK, encoded by the coding sequence ATGCGAATCGGATTTGCCATCCTGTCGGCTGCCCTGGGGCTCGCTACGTCGTCGGGGCGGTTGCCTGCCGCGGCCGAAGAACCGCCGACGTTGAAAAACTGCCTCGTCTCGTTGATCGAAGAGGCCCAAGTCCCTTCGCAAGAGGCGGGGGTTATCGTCAGTCTCAAGGCCAAGAGAGGGGACGCAGTGACCAAGGGACAATTGCTCGTGCAGATGGACGACATCATTCCTAAGGCGGAAAAAGATAAGGCGCAAGGCGAACTCGACGCCGCCAGCAAAAAGGCGACGAGCGACGTCGATATTAAGTATGCAAGGGCCGCGGAGGGCGTGGCCTATTACACCTGGCAGAAAAACAAGGAAGCCTACGACAAGGTCAAGAATTCCGTTCCGTTGGTGGAGGTGAAGCGGCTGGAATTGGACTATCAGCGGGCTGGATTTCAGATCCAGCAAGCCGAACTCGAGCAAAAGATCGCCGAGGACACGGCCAAAGCCAAGGCCGCCGAAGTCACCGCCGCCGATGAAGGAATCGCCCATCGCAAGATCAAGTCGCCGCTCGATGGCGTCGTCGTCGAGGTTCCCCAGCACGAGGGCGAATGGGTCAAGCCGGGCGACCCGGTCATGCGCATCTTGCGAATGGACCGGCTCCGCATCGAGGGCTTTTTAAACTCCGCGGTGTATTCGCCACAAGACATACTTGATCGCAATGTGGTTGTCTCGATCAAGCTGGCTCATAAAATCCAGCCGGAGCAGTTCACCGGGAAGGTTGTCTTCGTCAGCCCGCTCGTTGAAGCGGGGGGCGATTATCGCGTGTGGGCCGAGGTCGATAACCGCCTCGTCCCGGGCCGCACCGACCTTTGGCTCCTTCGCCCAGGCGCGACCGCGACCATGACGATCGACACGAAATAG